The Rosa rugosa chromosome 1, drRosRugo1.1, whole genome shotgun sequence genomic sequence TAGTTTAGTTTGTAAACTTGGTGTAAGGTAATATaagactctaaagaatgagtctgtattgacattgtggggtTGTTCGTAttgatgtctgaaccatcacgccTGAAGTATTTGTGATTGttatttgtttataattgtactTAAAAATCGGGGTGtgacagctagtgactgggtacaagtatctcgtacttacgcatatttgagtgcgccatttatgtgccaattgcgccgtcATAGCGCACAATGATGGGTCCTCATAGACGAATGGGCAAATACGTTGGATATGAGACTctaacaatcgtccgccacttaatacccttgctaggcgatctccttaccgctaatAGAAAACAAAGcctatgtaatagaaaataataaaaataatatataaaatttagggttgggccgggtagggcttttagggccgggccgtagggtagggccgggcttcatttgcatgacccttaccctaccctatttgagaaagggtagggccggcccgccctaatgcaagggtcgggcgggcttagggccgaagggctaaatgatgaggcctaaataaaacatttgaattaaaaaaaaaattaataaagagAAATTACATCTCATTGTCGAATCTAACTCGCTCTTGTCTTCTGTAATCTTTTTTTAGTCTCGTAAACACAAGTAACGTCCCGCTTAGTCCTCTTGATAAACGTGTCGAACACCCTGAACAAAATAAATATCTATAGGGGAGTTTTCGTTCAGTAGGGCCAAACCTCTTTATATCATTCTTAACTATGTAAACAATCAAGTTATCAACCAATACTTTTTAGGGTCTGTgaccactaacaccaaaatgGGTTAATTGTATCCCACTTACACCACCAATAGAATtctattcccactaacccaactACAGATTCAAAAGACGATTCTACCCccgaaaaattaaaaaattacaaatgGCACACCAACTCTAtctcgctctcgctctctctctctctctctctctctgactgcCGGTGCCTTCTTCTGCAGGCGGACGACGGGGAGCAACAGAGGACTGCCGGAGAAGACCAAAGATAGGCACGCGACGGTAGAGATCAAGACGTCGTCACCTGGATCTAAAGCGATCGTTGCGTATCACGGTCAAATCTTTTGCGCCGGTTTGAATTGGTACCAGTCACCGGAGGCGTCGTCGCTGTCGAGGATGCGGAGCTTGCTGGCGAGTTTGGGGACGGTGTTGGTCGGATCTGACGGCAATCCCGAACGGCAGACTCGATATGAGGCCACCGTCGCCGAAGTTTTCCACAGGTGGACCAATTACGGCATTCAATTTTGGTTTTCGATTTTGACGGTTTCAATTGGTTCATGACCTCCGTGTAAACAAAACAGCATTTGTATAGCTTTGAAACATGCATGACCTCCGTGTAAACTCCTTGTATAGCTAGCGATTTCATGATGACCGTGTTTGTGTGAAAATGGGTAGCTTGGATCTCATTGCTGAAGGTGGGGTAGCCGGAGGAGGAGGAACCGGTCgaactcttctttttttttttggtaaaatggggcagaaggcccagaaggaaagaaaaaagaaaaaaaaagaagttttaTCGGAGGTAATTAAGggctatttgggggcaatagacgtctattggggggcaatagacgttttgaattgatgtaatctccttttttttttctttaatcaaagttatatttgtgtaattttagaaaaattaattctcatttcggtaatcgaaacgtctatttgggggcaatagacgtctattgccccaatagacgttttaaaattgatataatttcttcgttattttctttaatcaaagttttatctgtctaattttaggaagattagttcctattccggctactgaaagttctattggggggcaatagacgtctattagggggcaatagactattggggcaatagacgtatattggggggcaatagacctctattgcccctctattatggggcaatagatgtctattgggtgcaaaaaaaactttccggtgagattttcagcaaattccggtgggcggtagccggtgaccggactccggcggcaggtaaccggaatccggcgaacgttgaccggattccggcgaagtctcccatggtttctctctcttccattttctctctctataagtaacaaaggggtaacggtaaaatggtattaaaaaaaattaaaaaacaaaaaaaaatcttaatggggtattagggaagatctccttagagtgttttgggtaagagagaattaaaaaaacttaatggggtaagtgggaaaaaaatctctaaaaatggggtaaatagacaaaaaccctaCTATttaaatcataataattgatgcatgtaatctcctcattttctttctcaatcaaagttttatttgacttattttagggagattagtccattttcccccaataaacttttattggaaagaaataaaaatttattgggttttattggggctaataaaagtttattggaggGAAGGCTCTATCTAATttaataaaactttgattgaggaagaagatgaagagattacatcaattcaaaatcttttattggggggcaataaaagtgtCCAGTGACCTCTTCGGAGTCCCGCGACAGttgaccggtgaccggagtttgacgaagtctccaatgacttctctctctttaagtgacaaagggagagagggcaaaattgtctcaaaaataaacaaaaaataattacaaaaaaaaaacttaattgggtattagagcaaaaaatatgtaatgtaTTGAGTATGTGGGTAATCTTATAAAATATTTGGGTAAGTGAGGTTAGTGTAACTCAAATTTTAGTAAATAGACATTTAATCATTGAAAATTGAGttagaattaagctaattaatatgatttataattaatttgtcTGTTTTTCCTCTTGCATGTCCATATTCGACATGTTTTCAGGGAAGCAAATGGTGTCGCTAATCATTTAGCTCACCTTGCTAATGTAGGTAGGATTGATTCTATATAGTTAGATGAGACACCTGTAATTATTCAGGATGTTATCTACGAGGATATGTATCATATGTATTATGTGGCTAGgagttcaggttttatgtcccctctGATGCCGACTATTAATATAAATAACGGAACTGgacgtggggctgagcctctcagctaggctgggttccaaaccccctattcaaaaaaaaaaaaaaaaaagcctaattaaaaaaataactaATGCATTCACGTGAAACAAAGCAATTTAATTTGTGAATTTTTAAAGGGTCCGGATCATGGGACATCATATTTTACACAACTTTTTACACATCTTGTGAGCCATTAAATTTAAAAGATCTAGATTTGTTGtttgaatgatgtcaacacaacatcaaatgatgtgaaaaatgacatggcattacatatttcaatcaaaataatgtaaacttttctttattaaaagaaaaaaaatcaaatcaaaatttgGGGAATACTGTTCTTATGAGAACTGTGCgcgataaaaaaaataaacaaataaaaatagcaGAAGGACAAACGctaaaagaaggaaagaaaaaagaaagagcagAAACTAGGGATGCTGAACTATGTATGAAATAGGGTTCATAGCTCTATAATCACCAAACATGATTACGGTCGATTGCAATTTAATCAAGTGGtataaaaaaatcaattaacaTATACAAATTCTACACATGGAAAAACAGAATATATAGACATATAGTGGAGGAACACAACAACGTGAATATCAATTTGAACTCGAATGTATTGAATGAAGCCTAGTTCGAATTGATAAATCGATAGTTTGATACAAAGGAAATACATTCAAGAGGAGGAACCCTTCGTTTCTGGGCTATTCATCGAActtaaaagaaattatattGCCATGGGAAACATGTATGATTGCCTAGTTCATACATCGATATGATTGGAATTTGAATGTATGATTGCCATGTTTATATTTTATGCTCttccttttttctcttttcttttttctttctttctttctttcttttggcgTTTGTTCTTCTGctattcatcttcttcttcttttcttttggccaTGTATAGTTTCTGATAAGAAAAAGTATTCCccaaattttaattttgttttttttttcttttaataaagaAAATTTTAATGTGTTATaatttttgattgaaaatatGTAATGTCATGTCATTTTCCACATCACTTGGTCTTgtgttgacatcattcaaaCAACAAATCCGGACccttaaatgtttttaaatctAATAGCAAACAAAATGTGTAAAAAGTTGTGTAAAATATAGTGTCTCATGATCCGGATCTATTTTTAAATATACATGTATTATCCATGAATCTGAAAACAGAAATATTAATGAAGAGAATCTCCACTTGATTTTGGACCGTGTGTTGTCCCATCCCATCCAATCATTTGAGTATTCCATAATTCCTTATAATGTACTCTCTCTTACCTTATCATACACTTTAGTTTATACTACTCATTGAATATTTTTTTACTATAATTGTCCTTATTTGCTTGCACGTCCCTAATAAACAACTTAGCTGCCCATCTGCCAATATCAATATGACGATATTAAACACCTCCCCAGCCATTTCCCTCACTCTTCTCTCTCCCATTCCCAACTTTTATCTTCACCCGAAAACTTTTTATCCTCGTTTTACAGCAAACCCATGATTATAATCCTTTGAAAACTAGGGTTTTAGAAAAACCTCATCGTCAGACTCTTGATCATGGAGGAGCACCCTAAATTTTACAGAAACCCAGTTTTTAGAGATCCACATGATGCAGAACCCATCTCAGAGAATGATCCGGACTCGCCGTCCTCCGGTGAGGAGACAAAGGTGACCACTGCACCATCACCCAAGAGAAGGTATGCTTttattcttcttgtttttttttttttcctttgggaaagcataaaagaaaattatggGGTTTTATTTTATGAGaaattgatgaccgttaagGTGGTTTGGTTGTTCTGTTATAGGAGGGGAGTGCAGAAGAGGGTTGTGTCGGTTCCGATCGGCGACGTGGAAGGATCCAAGGGAAAAGGAGATGGATATCCACCCTTCGATTCATGGACTTGGAGGAAGTACGGCCAAAAACCTATCAAAGGGTCTCCATATCCCAGGTAATTTGAAACTTTAAAATGTTCCTCCCACTTATTTTCTCAGCATGAAAATGTATTGAgtttctacaaaaaaaaaaaatgaaatttctcCTTAAATATTTTACTTTAGTTTCATCCTAAGAATTTCACCAACAATTGCACCAAATTCACATGTTGTTTATTTCTTTTCGGTAAAGATTTCACATATTACGTCATTAAACTGTTGATCTGAATCATTAATCTTATAATTATTCAATGATATTATAATATCGTATCCTAGAGTATACTAAGATAGTATACTAAGATGAGTGTGCTAATTATATTTTTAGGGCCAAATGAGTATCTTACATAAACAACAGTTTTGAGAAATATAGAGTGATAGATGACATGAGATTCATGCGTAATTATGGCAAAGAAATTATGGACATTGAAGGATGAGGAGATTATATACCAATTATGGTAAATTAAGAGAATTTggtgtaacaaaaaaaaaaaagagaatttgGTGGTGGACTTGGAGCAAAAATGAATGCGCATgcaattttcttgtttttgccgTCGGAATGAGCCTGCTACTGGAGTAGGGACCATCCAGGCTCCAACCAAATTTCGTGAAAATCACGCTCTAAGATTTAGAATGAGGATTGCATGTATTTTGAAATTAATTGAGTACTTCATTTGCtggatttttgttgttgttgttgttgtagtTGTGTTGTGTATGAGCTTAATTTAGGTTTGATGATCTTTTTCAGGGGATACTATCGATGTAGTTTTTCCAAGGCTTGTCCGGCGAGAAAACAAGTGGAGAGAAGCTGTTCGGACCCAAGAATGCTCATGATCACCTACGCTTGTGACCACAACCACCCTATGCCCACCACCAAAGGATCCCACCCCGCCGCCTTAACCACCCCTGTAACTGCAACATCACCCATCACCGAACCTGAACTTCCCGACAGGGTTGCACCTAGTGAGGAGCTCACAACCTTCGCAAGCCAAGTCGACCTCGAGCTTAGTGGCAACTCAGAGGCGTTGCTTGGCGACTATGGCTGCTGGTTCAATGACCTGGGGACGACAACTGTACTAGAAAGTTCAATTTGCGTAGGACATAGTGACTATGTGGACGTTGATGTGCCAACGAGGCTGGAACATGAGGATGAGTATTTGTTTGCTGATTTAGGCGAGTTACCTGAAAGTTCGGTGATTTTTTGACATAGGATGTTAAAGTCAGACGAACAAAATCAAAGTTACTACAGGATAAGATTATAGACCTCTCAATCAAATAATAGAGAATAATGCCAAATAGATCACATTAACTGATAGGTGATGTAATTGTTGATGCAAGTGTATTTCCAATCTCAATTATTACTAACTTCTAAACCTTGGTCAAGAAATTTGTTGCAAATTTGTTGCATTCCGTGGAACCTATTATCTTATAAAATAGTCTTGCTCGTGTATGTGATCAGTGGCGGACCTAGGATCTTATGTTCTTAagggtgaaaaaaaaattaacaaattacatataaactAGGGAAAATGGTTCATacggtacctgaacttttcctccttataacttttggtacctgaacttaaaaaaatatcaatacggtaCCTGGGGCTCTTTATCCGACCGAGGATTGGTACATATGGCCGTTACCTCCGTTACGGAATTTGCTAGCTGGCAATTTTGAacttaaaatgaccaatttaccctttatttttatttttttagttgttcttcatataataaaaaaaatcaaaagaaaggtttttttttttttttttttttttttacggtgAATGCAAAAGAAGAAATGGTGTCTGAAAGACCCatgtaactctctctctctctctctctctatagcGTCTCAACTGAAGCTATCCACATAGCTGAAATGGTATCTGACGGTGGTGCATCTTTGGGGATACTGTCCCATCTTTGATAATTAACAAAGAAGAATAACAATTAAgcatatgaagaagaagacaaaaattatagagaagaagaggaacttGAGCTAACTTGGCCTCCAGAAAGAGCCGCAAGAGCCTTAATATCCAAGCTTATCTATCACCGATTTGCTCTTTATGTATTCCATTTCTGATAAATAATCTCATGTGGGTTTTGTTTAATTTCATCTGGTGTGATCTTACAACTCTATTTGGATTTTGATCAACAAAGATCTTTCAGCCATGGCTGGATACAGAAGAGGGGGAGGAGAGGTGTAGTAATTTGGTGCAATCATAGTAGAGAATCCATGTCCGAAACTAAAAGCTTTAATGGGGAAGCAGGAGATTTGGGTCTACAATGAGGGACCAATTCCTTGATGAACATTTGAGATCAAAGAAATTACACAACTCCAACTCTAAAAAACTCACAACGTACATGATTCATACTAGTACTATCATTAAATCCCAATATCACATTAGTTTGAGACAAATTCAAGCCATTATCCACATGGGTTTTATGAATAATACCATTATCAGCAGGAATAAGTGATGAAGAAGCCTCAGTTCCAGCCGGAATCAATTCGGGTGTTGACGACGGCAGCGGAGAGCCATACTTCAGTGGGTTATCAACTTGGCTTGCCGAAGATTGCCATGAACCCCTTAACAACCGTAGCTCCTCCCTGAATtcagatatatatgaaggtatCCATCGAACTCTTTAGCGATTCTTGCATCTCACACAACTTAGCATCTGGATGATGTTTGTGAACTTGTAATTTGCCGAAACCTACTCGTGGTGGTGAGTGTGGTTTCTCAGCCCCCTTAAACTTGACCATAGGCTCTGGTATGAAAGAGGAGTAGCCAGAATCAATAATTGGGACCTCCCAATTATGTACCCGGTCCGTTTCAAGAGAAGTTCGTGAAGGGTCGTACTCTTGTATAGCACATAGTGGTTTTGGATATGAAATTGTATGTGGTGGTTGCTCACAAGCGGGAGGTGAAGGAGCAGAATGGTAAATAGGTGGTATAGGCATGGTTTTGGTGGAGACGAAGTGTGAATTAACACTGGTAACTGATGGGTCATAGGAATGGCTTTGTGAAATCGAAGGATAGATCCAGGGATTTGGGTTAGAATCAGGTGAATGGTAAGTATGGGTTTATGAAAATTGATAAGGGAAAACATACCCATTGATGATTGTGTGggaaggtggtggtggtggtagtgaGTAACTCAGTTGGAATGAAAATTGAGGAGGAGGTGGTCGGCAACTTGGTTGCGATGGAAACTAGGTATCGGGAGGATGAGAAGAAGGAAGGCAGTAATACCCACCGCTGTAACCCGTCAGACTCGTTGGAAACATGCTCAGTTgcgggctctgataccacttgttacGATCCCCGAGATCGTAACCGGAAAATGACATCGTAAAAGAAGGAAGCTAAAGAAAACTAAAGTAAATAAGAAAGATAAAAACTGATTTTTCATTGATATCCAAATATGGCAGTCATTAAAATACTTAAAGGCTAAAGCAGGATAGCTAGAGGATAAACTCGTTTGGGTGTCAAAACAAGTGCCATGGGTGTCCTGAGTAATAATAACTAACTAGGAAATGAAAATGGGCTAATATGCTGTCGGTGAAAATGAGGAGAAATGCCATCAGTCCTAGTAACACAAGAATTCTAACATTTGGGTTCCTAACAGAAGGCACACCTCTGAATCCTATCCTTCTTCATGATTTCTCAACCCGACCGGTGAGGACGTGGTCAGAGACTCGACCGGAGATTCCATCGACATCTGACATGGCGGCGATAGATCGGGTAAGCGTGAGTGGCTGCTTGAGGTTGAgccgattcttcttcttcttctaggcTCTGGATCTCTCTCCACCGACTAAAGCTAGCTCTATGGATGTTGTCTGGAGtagttgaaaatgaaaatgggtTTTGTTTAATTGTGACTGATTTATGAGTTTCGATtacacaaagagagagagagtgagaggaaGAAGCAGACGAAggataatgagagagagaggaaaaatgcttagagaaaaaaaattaaatgataTATGAATGGACAAAAGTACCCTTGTAAATTTATCAGCTGGCAAGTTCCGTAACGGAGGTAACGGCCATATGTACCAATCCTCGGTCGGGcaaagaacctcaggtaccgtattgatatttttttaagttcaggtaccaaaagttataaggaggaaaaattcaggtaccgtaCGAACCATTTTCCCTATaaattattgacaaaagataacttaacaaatacatcatttaaagattgaattaaacatataaggactaaatcttaaaAATAAGGACAATCGACTCTCcatttgccacatgtcatgagttaatttactttttttccTTAACTACTTTTGaattctaatccctttataagaactaaatcttacaaataaggataatatgctctccacttgccacatgtcatgagttaatttacttttttacccttaacttcttcttttgacttctaatccttttatgttacctttttttttccctcagaatatccctttattttatttttttggaaatgatttgatgttattagatatcaaagccataagAAATAGGCCAGAGTCTAgcaaaacttacataagaaaaccCGGGACAAACTGGATAACCTATCTAAGTCACTCTAAACTCATTAAgatctaaagggacgctcgctgaacaGCAAGCCTAAACTAAGCAAGAGTAGTCTCGCTCTCTAAGGAAGaaatattcatctagtctaatctgtcAGTCATGCAATTGTtgtacaaatatcaactagaaatgCCTTAGAAAAGCCtatagaaattacccctacttcaaaaggcttgagtccagaatgtctagaagcttgtgggACTTAAGAAAGCCCGAGTCCCTTCCCCGTAGGGTTGGAACCAACACCCTCTACAGCCTCCGTagtagccaacaacctcggcatcaggttgcTCCTCGAGCTTTTCTTGAGAATCTGCAGTCCCCCATTTCCAAATTTGAGCCAAATAGGCCCAGTTCCTGCCTTTGGCCCAATCCCTGCCCTAGGCCCAGTCAGCTTCGGCCCAGAACACAGCCCAGTCCCAGTTCCTGCCTTCGGCCCAATCCTTGTCCTAGGCCCAGGCATCTGCGACCTAGAAAGTAGCCCAGTCCAACCGATGGTCAACCCtagttcaaaactagggttttcCGCCGATTTTCCCAGCACTTCCTCCTGCCCACCTTTCGCCGCCCATACCTCCATCCTCTGTCCAGTCTCAACCACCAGCCCAGCCACCGCCGGCGTTGCTGAGACCCACCTCAGAACCCATGTTGCCACCACAAAGCACGACGCACCTTCGTCACCACGACCTGAACCGAGGGCGTCCCATCCCGACACCACCGAATGAAACAAACCACGCCGCCACGACGACCCAGAGCCCAAACGCCCCCAGAACTGCAGACACGGACCCCAACGTCGTCGCCTCGACCCGATCCGCCACACCTCGTTCAGCAACACACCCTCAGTTGAGAAACGCTTCAACAGGAGCCTGCGAAAAACTTGGTCGAGGCCCCGACGTCGTTGCAGAAGAAACCTCAGTCTCTCAAAGCCTACGCCGCTGTCATCCCGCCACTGCTTGGTCTGGAGAACATGAAACTACCCGCCGCCAGCACGAACCTTGGGGTTCGCTTTCCCGGGTCACTCTGCAAGTGTCGGAGGCCCTCTCATTCAGGAGAATATCtctttatgttacttctcaaaagcaaaaaataataataataataataataataataataataaaaaaaaaatatatatatatatatatatatatatatatatatatatatatatatataaaatctctTCCTTTTACATGTTTGCTAAGAGAGAGAAtatccctttatgttacttctcaaaagcaaaaaaaaataataataaaataaaaaaaatctcttccttTTACACGTTGCTAAGAGAGAGAAACTCAGAGCTCTTCGtcaaacttctttttcttctttattgctaAACGTGTCTTTAGTTCaggagcagcagcagcagcagcagcaggagCAATTAGATCAATTCAATTCCCATTAATGAGCAAATGGATTATGATCACTAAAGCTGGACTAATGAGACTTGACAGTAAAGCCTAGGTTTGAGCTACCGACTATCCAAGTCAGTCGCCCTGACTCATCACCTAAACAATTAATCAGATCAAACccagaaaaggaaaaattatAAGAAAAGCCAAAGGAAAACAGCACCAAACTGCATGGAGAGAATATGACCAAAACTATATTTAAAATACaacccatttattaaaattaaaatataaaaaattaaagaagccACAGAAGAGAAGAGTCACAAACAACTGAAGAGAAGGAACAAAAGCAGAGCATCGATGATCTGACCACAGTGGCCATCCTTCTCCTCATTCTCTCTCGTCCTTCTTCTCAATCTAAAACCCTAGAACTCAAATCCCAATCCCATAAACCTATACAACTATACATACACAAACCAATTCTCTTCTTGTCATATTCAATCTATATCAAACACATTGCAATTCCCATTGAATCCAATATGTCTCTGAACATGAAGACCCTACAGCAAGCCCTGGCCAAGGCCGACGCGATCATCGAGAAGACGGTACAGACGACGGTCCAGGAAGTCGCCGGGCCCAGGCCTCTTTAAGACTACAAGCTCTTCGACCAGATCGGCTCCGCCGGACCAGCCCTGGTCTGGAAACTCTACTCCGCCAAGGCTGCGCGCGGAGGCCAACATCAGTATCCCACTGTTTGCATCTGGGTCTTGGATAAGAAGGCTCTCTCGGAGGCGCGTGTGCGGGCCGGGCTATCCAAGGCGGTTGGATATTGGGTCAGTAGCAATGCCCGTAAATTGTGATGAAACTCGAGCATTTTGGTCAATTCCATTAAAATTGGGAGTCAAGCTTGCATCATTTGGCTTTTGGCCctgggctcatgtccttatttgtataaatcttttttAAAGTGAGTTTTCTGTATTTATATCTTTGGTCattactatgtaattttctaaaaaaaaaattgaacgaccataaaacaaaatgttaataaataaaacaaggCTTCAATTAGTACATTACCTagcaaattaaaggaaagaTTTTCAATAATGCATCTTCCAACGGGCAAAACTTTTGCATTCAGttataacaaaataataaaaaaattctcATAGAAAAAAACAAGAGTCGAGCCAAAGTAAtttagaaatatatatatatcttcgaATTCCATGCACTAAAAAAGAAGACCCATTAGTAATTCAATCTTTAGCACAGTAAggaacaaaataacaaattaaaAGAACATCTAATTAGTTAGTAATTCAATCATATGTGGTATTActggaaagaaaaaatgaaaaaaaaaaaaataatctgtCGTGAATTCAAGAATTTACTTTTTCAAATTCTATgaattagatatataaaaataatagCTAATTAACAACTTGCATAGCAACAAGCCCAATAGCTAAGTTTGAAACTAAGAATATTGACCAATTTTATAAGTTTATAGACTGGCGTTGGAAAGTGAAGATTGAATTTGTAGTGTGTGTTGTGGTTACACTTCATGATCACAAGTTTCTTATTATTTGACAAGAGTCGAGAGACTGCAGAATGAATATGAAAGTTGTTTAGTGTGTAGGTCTGGGGCAAACAATGAAATAGTATAAAGATGCAGGCCTCAGTTGGCAAACATTGCACTCCACTAGTCCTAGTGTGCATCCGTCATTGTACGTGACAATTTTTTTAGAGACAAGTGAATGTAAAGAT encodes the following:
- the LOC133737500 gene encoding probable WRKY transcription factor 69 → MEEHPKFYRNPVFRDPHDAEPISENDPDSPSSGEETKVTTAPSPKRRRGVQKRVVSVPIGDVEGSKGKGDGYPPFDSWTWRKYGQKPIKGSPYPRGYYRCSFSKACPARKQVERSCSDPRMLMITYACDHNHPMPTTKGSHPAALTTPVTATSPITEPELPDRVAPSEELTTFASQVDLELSGNSEALLGDYGCWFNDLGTTTVLESSICVGHSDYVDVDVPTRLEHEDEYLFADLGELPESSVIF